One Mercurialis annua linkage group LG3, ddMerAnnu1.2, whole genome shotgun sequence DNA window includes the following coding sequences:
- the LOC126673977 gene encoding pyruvate dehydrogenase E1 component subunit beta-1, mitochondrial, whose product MFGVIKQKAFEQSLQRIRPWRAYSSAAKEMTVRDALNSALDEEMSADPKVFLMGEEVGEYQGAYKISKGLLDKYGPERVLDTPITEAGFTGIGVGAAYHGLKPVVEFMTFNFSMQAIDHIINSAAKSNYMSAGQLSVPIVFRGPNGAAAGVGAQHSHCYASWYASCPGLKVLAPYSSEDARGLLKAAIRDPDPVVFLENELLYGESFPVSAEVLDSSFCLPIGKAKIEREGKDVTITAFSKMVGYSLKAAEILAKEGISAEVINLRSIRPLDRPTINASVRKTNRLVTVEEGFPQHGVGAEICASIVEDSFSYLDAPVERISGADVPMPYAANLERLAVPQIEDIVRAAKRACYRSVPVAASA is encoded by the exons ATGTTTggggttataaaacaaaaa GCTTTTGAGCAGTCTTTGCAGAGGATTCGTCCATGGAGGGCTTACTCATCCGCCGCCAAAGAG ATGACGGTTAGAGATGCATTGAATTCTGCTCTTGATGAGGAAATGTCTGCTGATCCTAAAGTTTTTTTAATGGGGGAAGAG GTTGGAGAATACCAAGGTGCTTATAAG ATATCTAAAGGCCTTTTGGATAAGTATGGCCCTGAAAGGGTTCTTGATACTCCTATTACTGAG GCTGGATTTACCGGCATTGGAGTTGGTGCTGCTTACCATGGTCTCAAGCCAGTTGTTGAGTTTATGACATTTAACTTCTCTATGCAG GCAATTGACCATATTATTAACTCTGCTGCAAAATCAAATTACATGTCCGCTGGTCAGTTATCTGTACCCATAGTCTTTAGAGGACCTAATGGTGCAGCTGCAGGAGTTGGTGCCCAGCACTCTCAT TGTTATGCGTCATGGTATGCCTCTTGCCCAGGACTGAAAGTGCTTGCCCCTTACTCATCTGAAGATGCCCGTGGCCTTCTTAAAGCTGCTATAAGGGACCCTGATCCTGTTGTTTTCCTTGAAAATGAGCTGTT ATATGGTGAGTCATTTCCTGTTTCAGCCGAAGTACTCGACTCCAGTTTCTGCCTTCCAATAGGAAAAGCCAAG ATTGAGAGAGAAGGAAAAGATGTCACCATTACAGCCTTCTCTAAAATGGTTGGATATTCCCTCAAG GCAGCTGAGATACTTGCAAAAGAAGGAATCAGCGCTGAG GTAATAAACTTGCGCTCCATCAGGCCGCTAGACAGACCCACAATCAATGCTTCAGTCCGGAAAACCAATAGACTAGTGACAGTGGAAGAAGGATTCCCACAACATGGTGTTGGGGCTGAAATCTG TGCCTCAATTGTTGAGGACAGTTTCAGTTATCTTGATGCACCAGTTGAGAGAATCTCTGGAGCTGATGTTCCCATGCCATATGCAGCCAACCTTGAGAGATTGGCTGTACCTCAG ATTGAGGATATTGTCCGTGCAGCGAAGAGAGCTTGTTACAGATCTGTACCAGTGGCTGCATCAGCTTAA
- the LOC126673478 gene encoding leucine-rich repeat protein 1-like → MKISSVLINLLVLIAILPAHANIEGDALYALRRAVKDPGLVLQSWDPTLVDPCTWFHVTCDADNRVTRLDLGNAKLSGRLVPELGKLQRLQYLELYINELEGPIPKELGNLKSLVSLDLYHNNLTGSIPASLSNLSNLKFLRLNGNKLTGRIPRELTKLTNLKIIDVSNNDLCGTIPTSASFSKFSEESFVNNSRLQGPELLGFVRYDAGGSC, encoded by the exons ATGAAGATTTCTAGTGTTTTGATCAATCTTTTAGTTCTTATAGCTATATTACCCGCACATGCCAATATTGAAG GGGATGCACTATATGCATTAAGGAGAGCAGTAAAGGATCCGGGACTTGTTTTGCAGAGCTGGGATCCGACTTTGGTGGATCCTTGTACTTGGTTTCATGTCACTTGTGATGCTGATAATCGGGTCACCCGCCT GGACCTCGGAAATGCAAAGCTATCCGGCAGGCTAGTACCTGAACTAGGGAAGCTTCAGCGTCTTCAGTACCT GGAACTGTACATAAATGAATTGGAGGGTCCAATACCAAAGGAACTTGGGAACTTGAAGAGTCTAGTGAGCTTAGATCTCTACCACAACAACCTAACTGGCTCCATTCCTGCGTCGCTATCGAACCTCTCCAACCTCAAGTTCCT GAGACTGAATGGTAACAAATTGACCGGTCGCATACCAAGAGAACTCACTAAATTAACTAACCTCAAGATCAT TGATGTCTCAAATAACGATTTGTGTGGCACAATTCCTACCTCTGCTTCATTCTCTAAGTTCTCTGAAGAAAG TTTCGTGAATAATTCGAGACTACAAGGACCGGAACTACTGGGATTTGTGAGATATGATGCGGGAGGAAGCTGTTAA
- the LOC126673593 gene encoding NAC domain-containing protein 83: protein MERLNFVKNGVLRLPPGFRFHPTDEELVVQYLKRKVFACPLPASIIPEVDVCKSDPWDLPGDLEQERYFFSTRESKYPNGNRSNRATNSGYWKATGLDKEIVTSKGNQLVGMKKTLVFYRGKPPHGARTDWIMHEYRLVTRDNTSCNSLQKKNSIQSPLVPTDNWVLCRIFLKKRSNKTEEENPQLGNENKGRKLTTSTKPVFYEFLRKERTDLNLAPSSSSSGSSGVTEVSSNEIDDHEESSSCNSFPYIRRKT, encoded by the exons ATGGAGAGGCTCAATTTTGTCAAGAATGGTGTTCTTAGACTGCCGCCTGGATTTAGGTTCCACCCAACTGATGAGGAGCTTGTTGTTCAGTATTTGAAGAGGAAGGTGTTTGCATGCCCTTTGCCTGCTTCTATTATCCCTGAAGTTGATGTCTGCAAATCTGATCCTTGGGATTTGCCAG GTGATTTGGAGCAAGAAAGGTACTTTTTCAGCACCAGAGAATCCAAGTACCCAAATGGGAATCGATCCAACAGAGCGACGAATTCTGGCTACTGGAAGGCAACTGGTTTAGACAAGGAAATTGTAACTTCTAAGGGTAACCAACTTGTAGGGATGAAGAAAACCCTAGTTTTTTACAGAGGAAAACCCCCTCATGGTGCCAGGACTGACTGGATCATGCACGAATATCGCCTTGTTACCAGGGATAACACTTCCTGCAATTCCCTCCAAAAGAAAAACTCAATCCAG AGCCCTTTGGTGCCAACAGACAATTGGGTTCTTTGCCGCATATTTTTGAAGAAGAGAAGCAATAAAACTGAGGAGGAAAATCCTCAACTTGGCAATGAAAATAAAGGGCGAAAGCTGACAACAAGCACAAAGCCTGTTTTCTACGAGTTCTTGAGAAAGGAGAGGACAGATTTGAATCTCGCTCCATCCTCGTCATCCTCAGGGTCAAGCGGAGTCACAGAAGTGTCATCAAACGAAATAGATGATCACGAAGAAAGTAGTAGTTGCAATAGTTTTCCTTATATCAGAAGAAAAACataa
- the LOC126673477 gene encoding uncharacterized protein At2g33490 yields MKTSLKKLREFALRHGEHNSNDGREFSHPSTPVDELAQASLDMENMGDCYDSFLSGAAATANGAFEFSEALHEMGASLLKRTSLNDDEECDKVLLMLGKVHFELQKHLDKYRSHIFKTITVPSESLLNELRNVEEMKRQCDEKRNVYEYMKMRQQERGRGRSGKAETFSMQQLREAYDEYDEESTLFVFRLKSLKQGQSRSLFTQAARHYAAQVRFFKKGLKSLEALEPYVKSVAEQQHIDYLFDGLEDDDGDDDDNDDNEEDDDTYDEHDDGELSFEYGQNDLEQDVSTSRNPMELDMVDVTYPQVATSDALKENRDRNYRKSFSFRGDVRIGSQSAPIFADIKSNPSEAIKQLRPSFSKRFNAYVLPTPVDTKILNSTGSSKLVPQALKTNLNGQTQNLWHSSPLEPKQREKLVGDEKFSRFMVQDAESVLRESNKYSSSTQLPPPQTEGHFISRIDPPAASDFKKVKRYAFSGPITSKAWSTKPILAEPAGSISGPLSEKPTVQLPSSSPKVSPKVSPVVSPKLSPTASPTFVSSPRISELHELPRPPSSATSKSSKYTSFVGHSAPLVSRGHMRPTMGRSSVWNGASPLPVPSQAVTRSFSIPSSRAMNLSKPLESVRSLEMIEDINSPPLTPILLSNAQPSTTGSPNVNQTIHIRGAD; encoded by the exons atgaaaacgtCACTCAAGAAATTGAGAGAATTTGCTCTTCGCCATGGCGAACACAACAGCAATGACGGGAGAGAATTTTCTCATCCTTCTACTCCCGTTGATGAGCTTGCTCAAGCTTCTctg gatATGGAGAACATGGGAGATTGCTATGATAGCTTCCTTTCTGGAGCTGCAGCAACTGCTAATGGTGCATTTG AATTCTCAGAAGCATTACATGAAATGGGTGCTTCTCTTCTCAAGAGAACATCATTGAATGATGATGAAGAATGCG ATAAAGTACTACTGATGTTGGGAAAAGTGCACTTTGAACTCCAGAAACATCTTGATAAATAT CGTTCTCACATATTCAAGACAATTACAGTTCCGTCGGAGTCTCTTCTCAATGAACTTCGAAATGTTGAG GAGATGAAGCGACAATGTGATGAGAAAAG AAATGTCTACGAGTACATGAAAATGAGGCAACAAGAAAGAGGAAGGGGAAGAAGTGGGAAGGCGGAGACCTTTTCTATGCAACAGTTACGAGAAGCTTATGATGAATATGATGAAGAGTCAACCTTATTTGTTTTTCGTCTGAAATCACTAAAGCAAGGGCAGTCACGAAGTCTATTTACACAAGCAGCACGGCACTATGCTGCCCAG GTGCGCTTCTTCAAGAAAGGTCTTAAATCTCTTGAAGCACTTGAGCCATATGTGAAATCGGTTGCCGAACAGCAACATATAGATTACCTCTTTGATGGACTTGAAGACGatgatggagatgatgatgacAATGACgataatgaagaagatgatgatacTTATGATGAGCATGATGATGGTGAATTGAGTTTTGAGTATGGCCAAAATGACCTTGAGCAAGATGTTTCTACGTCAAGAAATCCAATGGAG TTGGATATGGTGGATGTTACATATCCCCAAGTTGCGACTTCAGATGCTTTAAAG GAAAATCGAGATAGAAACTACAGGAAATCCTTTTCTTTTAGAGGAGATGTTAGGATAGGCAGCCAATCTGCCCCAATCTTTGCAGATATTAAATCTAATCCATCTGAGGCAATCAAACAGCTGCGGCCATCATTTTCAAAAAGGTTTAATGCGTATGTACTCCCCACTCCGGTTGATACAAAGATTTTAAATTCTACAGGATCAAGTAAACTAGTTCCTCAAGCATTAAAGACAAATTTGAATGGACAAACACAAAATTTGTGGCATTCATCTCCTCTGGAACCAAAGCAACGTGAAAAACTAGTAGGAGATGAGAAATTTTCTAGATTTATGGTCCAGGATGCTGAGTCAGTGCTCAGGGAAAGTAACAAATATTCTTCCTCCACTCAGTTACCCCCTCCTCAAACAGAAGGACATTTCATTTCGAGGATTGACCCACCGGCTGCTTCTGATTTTAAGAAGGTTAAAAGATACGCCTTCTCAGGTCCCATTACAAGTAAGGCGTGGTCAACTAAACCAATTTTAGCAGAACCTGCTGGGTCAATTTCTGGACCTCTTTCAGAAAAACCAACTGTGCAATTACCATCATCATCTCCGAAGGTATCACCTAAAGTATCTCCTGTAGTATCTCCTAAGCTATCTCCAACTGCTTCCCCTACTTTTGTGTCATCGCCTAGAATAAGTGAGCTTCATGAGCTACCTAGACCTCCATCCAGTGCAACCTCCAAGTCTTCAAAGTATACAAGTTTTGTTGGTCATTCAGCTCCATTGGTGTCTAGAGGACATATGCGTCCTACTATGGGTAGATCTTCGGTATGGAATGGAGCATCTCCGTTGCCAGTACCTTCCCAGGCTGTCACTCGCAGTTTCTCCATACCCTCGAGCAGAGCAATGAATTTGTCAAAGCCATTAGAAAGTGTGCGGAGTTTAGAGATGATTGAAGATATAAACTCTCCTCCTTTGACACCAATATTATTATCCAATGCTCAACCATCCACAACGGGGTCTCCAAATGTCAATCAAACCATTCATATTAGAG GTGCAGATTGA